AGACGGCACGAACATCGGTGCGCCATAGTCGTCGACCGGGCCCGGCGCTACCTTCGAGCGCAGATCAGACGCCCTGAAGGCAGGTGCACCCTTGAATTCAGGCTTTATGCGCGGCTCGTTCAGATTCTGCTGCTGCAGCGTCTCGCGCTCGAGGCGGTAGTTTTCGATATCCGGAAAGTCTTCACGCGCGTCATAAGCAGAGGCGACGACTGTCACCTTATCTTTTCTCTCGTTGCTGGCCTGCTGGCCGGTGTTTTTCCAGGTAAAGAGCAGCACGACCACGAGTGCGGCAGCCGCCGCGAGCAGAATTTGTCTCTTTTTCATTGTATTTTCCCCAGTTCGTTGGCGTTGATGCGAATATTCACGCGCTTCAGAATCTTCTTCTTGCGCGCATCAAATTCTTTCTTAAGGTCTAGCGCAGCGATTTCGCGTGCAATGTCGTCTTTCAGGTGCGTTGTTTCGTCCAGAGGGGGATATCCGTCTGTTCTTTTTTCGGCTTTGACGACTTCATAGCGGTCGCCGTCTCTCACCACTTCGCTTTCACCCTGTTTGGGCAGCATGCACAGTGTTTCGAGTCTCGGGCGCTTATGCAGTTCGGTATCGTTTTTGATGCCCTTGATGAGTCCCGGTTCGGCGTTATTCTTATCAGCAGCGAGCGAGTGTTTTTTGACCAGCGCCGCCATGTCTGCGCCGGCATCGATTTTGTCGCGCAGGTTCTGCGCGAGATCGTAGTTCGTCAGCTGTATGTGGCGGCAGTCGACAGTCTGCACTTCTTTGTATTTGTCTTTGTTCGCTTCGTAGAACTCTTTGACCCGCCCGAACGATACTGATTTCGCGCGCTCTTTCACTGCGCTGTTGTCGGCATGCGGGTTGGCGTTCTCCATGCCCATCTCATACCTGAGGTTGCGCGAGAGAATACTGTTACGCACAATTTTCATGAGATCTGTATATTCGGCCTTTTCTGCCGCGGGGGCTGCCTCGACGAAGTCTTTCAAGAAGGCGCGGCGCAGGTAAGCCATCAGCAAATCTTCAAGCGATTTGGCGTGAGGGGCGGTAAAGAGGTGCAGCTTGCCCTGCTGAGGCAATGAGTCAAACAGCGCCGCATACGTGAGCTGCTTGTCCACGCCAATGCCATATTGGGCCAGCGCGACTTTTTCGGCTTCGGCGCGTTTTAGCGGTACATTGGTGTACGCTGCCTCTGCCTTGTCGTCGAAAAGTGCTTTCTGCGTTGCCGTGTCGGGCAGCGACACCTTTTTCACATAAGATTTGAAGAGCTTTTCGGGGTTTTTGTCCCGTATGTAAAATGCCAGGGTCTCGTCAGAGGCCTTCTCGATCTCGGCTTCAATTGCCGCATCGGGCTTACCCGATTTCGATTTCAGATATTCTGCTGCGAGATAATGATCGGCGACGAGCATAAAAACGGCGCTGCGGGCATCTTTCGCCTCGGGCAATCTTGCGCGCCTTGCAGCTTCGAGAAAATTGGTAAAAACACGGGTGGTAATGCGCAGGTCGCCGCTCGTCGCGATGACACCCGTCTCAGTCAGGTCGTAAGTGACCTTGCCGCTACATGATAAAACAATCGCCGTGCAGAGCACGGCGATTGCCAGCATATGGGTTACGGGCTTCGCACAGATGGCCGTCCGTGGCCAGCGAAAGCCCCAGAACCTCGTGTTCACGGTCTACGAGCAATAGACTGTGCTGTCACAGCCGCTACGGCAGCGCGAATGCGTGGCAGAAGTTTTTCTGCGCAGGCAACTTCGTTGCTGGTGTAGTCGTTCGTGTAAACCGCATAGCAGTTGGTTGTCGACCATTGCGCCATGTTCTTTACGATATTCTCTGCAGACATGTTCGCAAACAGCGGATACAGAGCCTGTGCTTCGGCGAGTTTTGCCGCAGTTTGGCTGATCTTGTACGAAGGGTTGTAATAGTTGTCTTCGACAAAACCTTCGAAGTCTGTATGGTCTTTGCCATAATAGGCACCCGCGTGGTGTGGCTGCGATGCGTCTTCAATGTAGTGGTAGCAGCGCGCAATCAGCGTGAGGTTACCGCTCGCGACATAGCCCACCGGGCCGTCGATCAGCGCCGCGCAGGCACTCGCACCCGACACGTGGTTCACATCTTGATAGTCTTTGTCGAAACCGCTGGTCGAGAATCGGCATGAGCCACCGCAGAGGTTTCTCATGCGGCTGATCGTGTCGCTCGTCGGGTTCAGGTTATAGTTATAGACTTCTGAAACCCAGTCATAGTCACCTGTTGCGTTGTCGCCAACAAGGTTATAGAGCGTGCGGCTGCGGTAATAGTTGTAGCCCATGGGCTTCTGTGCGTGCGAGTCTGTGTAAGGCGATGCGTTAAATGCATTCACGAAGTGCGAAAGCGCCACGTAATATGCTACATCCACCAAACCGAAAAGCGACGGCGAACCGTTGCGTGACCATGACCACCACGCGTCGAACCAGATGTCGTTGCCGAGCGGGTAGTTGGGCTGTGGAATATCTTCGTCTTTTGCCTGGTTGCCATACGCTGTTTTGGCAGCGCTGAGCGAACCGTAGCGCGTGATGAGCTTCTGCACCGCGGCCTGCGCCTGTGGGTTCGAAGTCATGCTGTTCAAGAGGTCGATCGCATCTTGCGACAGACGGCTGTGGGTTTGTCCCTTCCACGCGAACGCGGTCGAGGCTGTCAGCAGCATCAGAACGATAGCTGTGAACTTTTTCATTGAGTCTCCTTTGACACATGTAGCGCGAACCGTGCCCGTGGGCACCCTCTACGGTCTTCGCCTTGTCGGCCATCGTGGCCAGCGAAGCCTCGAAACATCATGTTTCGCAGGTGTTTACGCCTTTATTGTACGGTTTTCCCGTATCTGCTATAATATTGCAACAGTTGTATACCGAGTGCCAAAAAAATGACATCGATGTCATTAAGGTGATAATTTGTTCTCATTTAGAGAAGGGGATCTATTCGGTAGTATAGCCCACAGACCGTCTGGGTCAATTTTGCTCAAGACGCAGAATTTTAACTGGTGTTACAATGGAAAGACCCGCCAGTTTTCCGTAAGAGACGAAATCCAGATCGCGCATCACAATATATTCTGCCTTGGCTGCAATAGCACAATCGATAACAATGCGATCATCTTTATGTTGCAACTCAATGCCCT
The sequence above is a segment of the Turneriella parva DSM 21527 genome. Coding sequences within it:
- a CDS encoding peptidylprolyl isomerase — protein: MLAIAVLCTAIVLSCSGKVTYDLTETGVIATSGDLRITTRVFTNFLEAARRARLPEAKDARSAVFMLVADHYLAAEYLKSKSGKPDAAIEAEIEKASDETLAFYIRDKNPEKLFKSYVKKVSLPDTATQKALFDDKAEAAYTNVPLKRAEAEKVALAQYGIGVDKQLTYAALFDSLPQQGKLHLFTAPHAKSLEDLLMAYLRRAFLKDFVEAAPAAEKAEYTDLMKIVRNSILSRNLRYEMGMENANPHADNSAVKERAKSVSFGRVKEFYEANKDKYKEVQTVDCRHIQLTNYDLAQNLRDKIDAGADMAALVKKHSLAADKNNAEPGLIKGIKNDTELHKRPRLETLCMLPKQGESEVVRDGDRYEVVKAEKRTDGYPPLDETTHLKDDIAREIAALDLKKEFDARKKKILKRVNIRINANELGKIQ